A single region of the Elizabethkingia sp. JS20170427COW genome encodes:
- a CDS encoding CidA/LrgA family protein — protein MIKPVLIVFGCLALGNILVSLTGIPLPASIVGMLLLTLLLMTKIVKVEELKTLSDFFNSHMAFFFVPAGVSVMLYMDIIKGQFLPIVVSSFVSTILVIIATGWTHQFMRSKNKKK, from the coding sequence ATGATAAAACCAGTTTTAATTGTTTTTGGATGTCTGGCACTGGGAAATATCTTGGTTTCTCTTACCGGAATACCACTCCCTGCAAGTATTGTCGGGATGTTATTACTCACCCTCCTACTGATGACCAAAATTGTTAAAGTAGAAGAACTAAAGACCTTAAGTGATTTTTTCAACTCGCATATGGCATTTTTCTTTGTACCGGCGGGTGTTTCCGTAATGTTGTATATGGATATCATCAAAGGACAGTTTCTACCCATCGTAGTTTCCTCATTCGTCAGTACCATATTAGTGATTATCGCCACCGGATGGACTCACCAGTTCATGCGCTCCAAAAATAAAAAGAAATGA
- a CDS encoding efflux RND transporter periplasmic adaptor subunit yields MTRRNLYALSILLLLGCKKEEAITTPSKEKYCLNENNKKIIEIQTVKKRDIAEQIHLTGNIETNPDQENHYVSLASGVVSATFFSLGDYVQKGQVLAEMQSTELTSLRAELQSIQAQINIAKASLKSKEQMYKDFVSSKLELIEAKNNLKILQSEKNKIENNLKLYGAHHKKNVFLIKAPVSGIITAKNITSGTTVSQEGGSLFTISNLSNVWAMANLYATDIASIYPGMEVDLKTLSYPNETFKGKIDLISQVLEEDAKVLKAKISLNNEQYKLKPGMIADIIALKKSSQQKIAVPTSALVFSQGKNYVLIYKNDCDIQRKAVEIFSKENNTTYISTGLEENDKIITKNPLLIFESISNF; encoded by the coding sequence ATGACACGAAGAAATCTATACGCCTTATCCATATTACTTCTTTTAGGATGTAAAAAAGAAGAAGCTATTACTACTCCCTCTAAGGAAAAATATTGCCTTAATGAAAACAATAAAAAAATTATAGAAATACAAACGGTAAAAAAAAGGGATATTGCCGAACAAATCCACCTTACAGGAAATATAGAAACCAACCCAGATCAAGAAAATCATTATGTTAGCTTGGCGAGTGGCGTGGTATCTGCCACCTTTTTCTCATTGGGAGATTATGTACAAAAAGGACAAGTATTGGCAGAAATGCAAAGTACCGAGCTCACATCATTACGTGCAGAACTACAATCTATACAGGCCCAAATCAATATAGCAAAAGCTTCTTTAAAATCTAAAGAACAGATGTACAAAGACTTTGTCTCTTCTAAACTAGAGCTAATAGAAGCTAAAAACAATCTGAAAATATTACAATCCGAAAAAAATAAAATTGAAAATAACCTAAAACTATATGGTGCTCATCACAAAAAAAATGTTTTTCTAATAAAAGCTCCCGTATCAGGAATTATTACCGCTAAAAACATCACCTCTGGGACAACAGTTTCCCAAGAAGGAGGCTCTCTTTTTACAATTTCCAATCTCTCCAACGTTTGGGCTATGGCCAACCTATACGCAACAGATATTGCATCCATCTATCCTGGTATGGAAGTAGATTTAAAAACATTGTCCTATCCTAACGAAACTTTTAAAGGAAAAATAGACCTTATCTCTCAAGTTTTGGAAGAAGATGCGAAAGTATTAAAAGCCAAAATTTCCTTAAACAACGAACAGTATAAATTAAAGCCTGGCATGATTGCGGACATCATTGCTCTAAAAAAAAGTAGCCAACAAAAAATTGCAGTTCCTACCAGTGCTTTGGTCTTTTCGCAAGGGAAAAATTATGTGCTTATCTATAAAAACGACTGTGACATACAAAGAAAAGCAGTAGAAATCTTCTCAAAAGAAAACAATACTACCTATATAAGTACTGGACTAGAAGAAAATGACAAAATCATTACCAAAAACCCGCTTTTAATCTTTGAATCTATCTCCAACTTCTAA
- a CDS encoding M13 family metallopeptidase encodes MKKLTFAILALSLSYSGTSVYAQKNTPKTSQQNLKDEGLNLSYMDTSVRPQDDFYNYVNGGWMKTASIPSDKSSWGSFNQLREDTDNNSMTILHEILKSKFPNGSEGQKIQALYSTYTDWAQRNELGISPIKTDLAKVDAIKNLQDFQSYINQATLVGDNPFYSWYAGADLKNSKMNTVYLGGPSLGLGKDYYQKENEANTKILNRYQEYVATLLKEININTPSTAKEIVDFEKKLAKTLLTVEQARDANLRYNPETMTQLSAMVKNVNLPSYLKTVGVNVDKVIVGELNYYKNMDSFINEANLDLLKNFLKYKIIASNASRLDQKLDNIQFDFYSKFLQGQKEQRPLEKRGLAFTNGIIGEAFGKLYVEKFFPAEAKSEMLVLVDYVKKATAQRIKNLEWMSPATKEKALEKLSKFTVKIAYPDKWKDYSKLTLKSKAEGGNLYSNLETVSKWNYQKALDKIGKPVDRTEWGMTPQTVNAYYSSTSNEIVFPAAILQPPFFNFKADPAVNFGGIGAVIGHEISHGFDDSGSRFDGDGNLNNWWTDADRKKFEEATQKLANQYNQYEPVKGSFVNGKFTMGENIGDLGGVNVAYEALQMYLKDHKKIGKINGFTQNQRFFMSWATVWRTLSTDQYMVNQVKTDPHSPGYYRSFGPLVNMDAFHKAFQTKEGDKLYKKPEDRIKIW; translated from the coding sequence ATGAAGAAACTTACTTTTGCTATTTTAGCATTATCACTTTCTTACTCAGGAACTAGTGTATATGCACAAAAGAACACTCCAAAGACAAGCCAACAAAATCTAAAAGACGAAGGACTCAATCTTAGTTATATGGACACCTCTGTCCGTCCACAGGATGATTTTTATAATTATGTAAACGGAGGATGGATGAAGACAGCCTCTATCCCTTCTGACAAATCCTCTTGGGGATCTTTCAACCAGCTGAGAGAAGATACGGACAACAACTCTATGACCATACTTCATGAAATCCTAAAATCTAAATTCCCAAATGGTAGTGAAGGGCAAAAAATACAAGCCCTCTACTCTACTTACACCGACTGGGCTCAGAGAAACGAGTTGGGCATTTCCCCTATTAAAACCGACTTGGCAAAAGTAGATGCCATTAAAAATCTCCAAGACTTCCAAAGCTACATCAACCAAGCAACATTGGTAGGAGATAATCCTTTTTACAGTTGGTATGCGGGTGCTGATCTTAAAAATTCTAAAATGAATACCGTGTACCTAGGAGGGCCTAGCCTAGGTCTAGGAAAAGACTATTACCAAAAAGAAAATGAGGCTAACACTAAAATACTTAATCGCTATCAAGAATACGTTGCTACGCTATTAAAAGAAATCAACATTAACACTCCTAGCACTGCTAAGGAAATTGTAGATTTCGAGAAAAAACTTGCCAAAACACTTCTTACCGTTGAGCAAGCTAGAGATGCCAACTTGCGTTACAATCCTGAAACCATGACTCAGCTTAGCGCAATGGTGAAAAATGTAAATCTCCCTTCTTACCTTAAAACCGTTGGTGTAAATGTAGATAAAGTAATCGTTGGGGAACTTAACTACTATAAAAATATGGATAGCTTCATCAACGAAGCTAACTTAGATTTGTTGAAAAACTTTTTAAAATATAAGATCATTGCTTCCAACGCTTCTCGTTTGGATCAGAAGTTAGACAACATCCAATTCGACTTTTATAGCAAATTCTTACAAGGTCAAAAAGAGCAACGCCCTTTAGAAAAAAGAGGGTTAGCCTTTACCAACGGAATTATTGGTGAAGCTTTTGGCAAGCTATATGTGGAAAAATTCTTCCCTGCAGAAGCCAAATCAGAGATGCTTGTCCTAGTAGATTATGTGAAAAAAGCTACCGCTCAACGCATCAAGAATTTAGAATGGATGTCTCCTGCCACCAAGGAAAAGGCACTAGAAAAACTAAGCAAGTTTACAGTGAAAATAGCCTATCCCGACAAATGGAAAGACTACTCCAAATTAACGCTAAAATCTAAAGCTGAAGGTGGAAACCTATACAGCAACCTAGAAACAGTTTCTAAATGGAACTACCAAAAAGCACTTGATAAAATTGGTAAACCCGTGGACAGAACCGAATGGGGAATGACTCCACAAACGGTAAATGCTTACTACAGCTCTACCAGCAATGAGATTGTATTCCCTGCTGCCATTTTGCAACCTCCTTTCTTTAACTTCAAAGCAGATCCTGCTGTTAACTTTGGAGGAATTGGAGCTGTAATTGGCCATGAAATCTCTCACGGCTTCGATGACAGTGGCTCGCGCTTTGATGGAGACGGAAACCTTAACAACTGGTGGACAGACGCGGATCGCAAAAAATTTGAAGAAGCTACTCAGAAATTAGCCAACCAGTACAACCAATACGAACCCGTAAAAGGCTCTTTTGTAAATGGTAAATTTACCATGGGAGAAAACATTGGAGATCTTGGTGGTGTAAACGTGGCCTACGAGGCCCTTCAGATGTATCTTAAAGACCATAAAAAAATCGGGAAAATCAATGGGTTTACTCAAAATCAAAGATTTTTCATGTCTTGGGCTACTGTTTGGAGAACTCTTTCTACAGACCAATATATGGTAAATCAGGTAAAAACTGACCCTCACTCTCCAGGATACTACAGAAGTTTCGGTCCTTTGGTAAACATGGATGCTTTCCATAAAGCTTTCCAAACTAAAGAAGGTGATAAACTGTACAAAAAACCTGAAGATAGAATCAAAATTTGGTAA
- a CDS encoding LrgB family protein: protein MIASISNPAFFIALSVGAFYIGLIIQKKTKSLLFNPILIAMALIILFLEVFHIDYETYHENSKLIDFMLQPAIVCLAIPLYQQLDKIKQQLLPLLVSSVVGCVVGVISVVCIAWAMGAPKDIILSLAPKSVTTPIAMEVSNTIGGIPALTACVVIFVGIFGAIYGYVILKKSRVQSPIAQGLSIGMSAHAVGTAKSMDISASYGAFSTLGLIINGILTAVLTPYLVILMQAILGF, encoded by the coding sequence ATGATAGCATCTATCTCCAATCCCGCTTTTTTCATCGCCCTCAGTGTCGGTGCTTTTTACATCGGCCTGATTATTCAGAAAAAAACCAAAAGTTTATTGTTCAATCCCATTCTTATCGCAATGGCTTTGATTATCCTGTTTCTTGAAGTTTTCCATATCGATTACGAAACTTATCACGAAAACAGCAAACTCATCGATTTTATGCTTCAGCCGGCCATCGTATGTCTGGCCATCCCGCTGTACCAACAACTGGATAAAATCAAACAACAGTTACTTCCACTATTGGTAAGCTCAGTAGTAGGCTGTGTAGTAGGCGTCATTAGCGTAGTATGCATTGCCTGGGCTATGGGCGCTCCCAAAGATATCATCCTATCTTTAGCACCAAAATCAGTGACCACCCCTATCGCCATGGAAGTTTCCAACACCATTGGGGGAATCCCTGCCCTAACCGCATGTGTGGTGATCTTTGTAGGAATTTTTGGAGCTATTTACGGCTATGTTATTCTTAAAAAATCCAGGGTTCAAAGTCCTATTGCCCAAGGTCTTTCCATTGGGATGTCTGCCCACGCCGTGGGAACAGCTAAATCCATGGACATTTCAGCATCCTACGGAGCATTTTCTACTTTGGGGCTCATCATTAACGGCATCCTAACAGCCGTACTCACACCGTATCTCGTTATTCTGATGCAAGCAATTTTAGGATTTTAA
- a CDS encoding nuclease-related domain-containing protein → MLMLLLALLVLIIFFFIKFYLKYKERRLILQVTGFHRGTESERKLVHTLLKNGYSPKALFHDLFVPQFRDQYSQVDLVLATKVGLLVFEVKDFTGWLYGTGYKPQWIKILPDSEVKYNFYNPIMQNAQHIRDLKKQSPQFSLLPYFSIIVFYGDCELKNITHIPENTYLVKANRVIEVLDLIISENPPAHYTHKREVVNILQQCTDNGENEEVLQEHIHNLNDKLGDERIFR, encoded by the coding sequence ATGTTGATGTTGTTATTGGCTCTTCTTGTTTTAATCATTTTCTTTTTCATAAAATTTTATCTCAAATACAAAGAGCGTCGCCTTATTCTTCAGGTTACTGGTTTCCACAGAGGAACCGAATCGGAAAGAAAACTTGTCCATACTCTACTTAAAAATGGATATTCCCCAAAAGCTCTTTTCCATGATTTATTTGTTCCACAATTCCGAGATCAATATTCCCAAGTAGATTTAGTACTAGCTACCAAAGTCGGCTTGCTGGTTTTTGAAGTAAAGGATTTCACCGGCTGGCTTTACGGAACCGGCTACAAACCGCAATGGATAAAAATCCTTCCCGACAGCGAGGTGAAATATAATTTCTATAATCCTATCATGCAAAATGCTCAGCATATCCGTGACCTAAAAAAACAATCGCCACAGTTTAGCCTACTTCCCTATTTCTCTATTATCGTTTTTTATGGAGATTGTGAACTGAAAAATATTACCCACATTCCCGAAAACACCTATCTAGTAAAAGCCAACCGAGTGATAGAAGTTCTAGATTTAATTATTTCCGAAAATCCTCCGGCTCATTACACTCATAAAAGAGAAGTTGTTAATATCCTACAACAATGCACCGATAACGGTGAAAATGAAGAAGTCCTACAGGAACACATCCACAACCTGAACGATAAACTGGGGGATGAAAGGATTTTTAGATAA
- a CDS encoding efflux RND transporter permease subunit: protein MQKLIQKIVAFSLKNAIIIFFLTGILIVAGIISLKHTPIEAFPDVTNTRARVITQWPGRSAEEIEKFVTLPIMKQLNTIPKKTDVRSISLFGLSVVTVIFDDDVDDFYAQQYAANRLQGIQLPDGAEAKIEPPYGATGEIFRYVIRSKKPINEITAIQDWVIERELVAVPGIADIVSFGGEEKIYEIKINPTELANYNLSPLEVYEAISKSNINVGGDVIERGSQAYVVRGVGLLEKIEDIENILIEVRGNTPILVKHVAKVEISSKPRLGQVGLQDEDDLVQGVVIMLRGENPDEVIPRLKEKIEELNSTILPKDVKIEPFIDRTELVNATVNTVAKNIIEGIFLVSVIVFIFLYNWRTTVIVASVIPLSFLFAIIMLRIQGLPANLISMGAIDFGLLLEGTLVVVETVFVAMEIKAHQRGMSAFNKMSKSGLIKKSAGSVAGYIVFAQIILIVALIPIFSFQKVEGKMFTPLAFTLGYALLGSLILSITYVPVMCKFLLQKNIHEKENFISKFFKKTLFQLFLWSKNRKTATLTGFVILLTLCIIRFLSYGTEFIPKLNEGALYVRATLPNSVNLQESTRIAKEMKNKIKNFEEVKFVLNQVGRPNDGTDPTGFFNIEFHIQLHPEKDWKRALSKEELVEEMRAELQTYPGVVLGFSQPIQDNVEEYVAGVKSSLVVKIFGNDLFELENYADQVANAIQDVPGIKDLNVYRNIGLPELRIQLHDHKMARYGVDVSNAQTVVEMAIGGSAATTFYEGDRMFDVRIRFAKEYRDTEEKIGDILIPTESGNKIPLREIATISYITGPTFIYRDGSSRYIAVGFSVEGRDLGSTIAEAKAKVAEKVQLPQENKITWAGEFESKERATQQLAIIVPAVLLLILFLLYFNFGTFKDTIIAASTIPFAFIGGFISLWVTGTTFGISAGIGFIILFGVNTINGIILIAVMKDNLRTMPLEKAIEEGVYHRIRPIVMIALMGSLGLLPAALSSGMGSEIQKPLAIMIVGGLLICMILSLTVLPQVFYKMYQPKRQSQIDN from the coding sequence ATGCAAAAACTCATTCAAAAAATAGTCGCCTTTTCATTAAAAAATGCCATTATCATCTTCTTTCTTACTGGCATATTAATTGTTGCTGGTATTATCAGCCTTAAACATACCCCCATAGAAGCTTTTCCCGATGTAACCAATACCAGAGCTCGGGTAATTACCCAATGGCCTGGGCGAAGTGCGGAAGAAATTGAAAAATTCGTCACTCTTCCCATCATGAAACAACTCAACACCATTCCTAAGAAGACCGATGTTCGCTCCATATCCTTATTTGGGTTATCTGTAGTAACGGTAATTTTTGATGATGATGTAGATGATTTTTATGCTCAACAATACGCTGCTAACCGCTTACAGGGAATACAACTGCCCGATGGAGCAGAAGCTAAAATAGAACCTCCCTACGGAGCTACTGGCGAAATCTTCCGATATGTTATCCGCAGTAAAAAGCCTATTAATGAAATTACCGCTATACAAGATTGGGTAATTGAGCGAGAATTGGTGGCTGTTCCTGGTATTGCAGATATTGTAAGCTTCGGGGGAGAAGAAAAAATTTATGAAATAAAAATTAACCCTACCGAACTTGCCAATTATAACCTCTCCCCTCTTGAAGTGTATGAAGCAATATCGAAAAGCAATATCAATGTAGGAGGAGATGTTATCGAAAGAGGCTCACAAGCTTATGTGGTAAGAGGGGTTGGGCTTTTGGAAAAAATTGAAGATATTGAAAACATCCTAATTGAAGTCCGAGGGAACACTCCTATTTTGGTAAAACACGTAGCAAAAGTAGAAATTTCCTCAAAACCTAGGTTAGGTCAAGTAGGTCTTCAGGATGAGGATGATTTGGTACAAGGAGTTGTCATTATGCTAAGAGGTGAAAATCCAGACGAAGTTATTCCGCGATTGAAAGAAAAAATTGAAGAACTCAACTCCACCATACTTCCAAAAGACGTAAAAATAGAACCTTTTATCGATAGAACCGAACTGGTAAATGCAACGGTAAATACCGTAGCAAAAAATATCATTGAAGGTATTTTCCTGGTTTCTGTCATTGTTTTCATCTTTCTTTATAATTGGAGAACCACAGTTATTGTTGCTTCTGTCATTCCTTTATCATTCCTTTTCGCTATTATTATGCTAAGGATACAAGGGCTACCCGCAAACCTCATCTCCATGGGAGCTATTGATTTTGGACTTCTTCTGGAAGGTACTCTGGTAGTGGTAGAAACCGTCTTTGTTGCCATGGAAATAAAAGCCCACCAAAGAGGGATGTCTGCCTTCAATAAAATGTCAAAATCTGGGCTCATCAAAAAAAGTGCAGGAAGCGTTGCTGGATATATCGTCTTTGCACAAATCATCCTTATTGTTGCATTAATCCCTATATTTTCCTTTCAAAAAGTAGAAGGAAAAATGTTCACTCCTTTGGCCTTTACTTTAGGATATGCTCTTTTAGGATCTTTAATATTAAGTATCACTTACGTTCCTGTGATGTGTAAGTTCTTGCTTCAAAAAAATATTCACGAAAAAGAAAACTTCATTTCGAAGTTTTTTAAAAAGACTTTATTTCAATTATTCCTATGGAGCAAAAACCGAAAAACAGCTACTTTGACAGGTTTTGTCATTCTCCTAACGCTTTGTATAATACGATTTTTAAGTTACGGTACCGAATTTATCCCTAAGCTTAACGAAGGAGCCCTCTATGTAAGAGCCACCCTTCCTAACAGTGTTAACTTGCAAGAATCTACACGTATTGCCAAGGAGATGAAAAACAAAATTAAAAACTTTGAAGAAGTAAAATTTGTACTCAACCAAGTAGGAAGACCTAACGATGGAACCGACCCCACAGGCTTTTTTAATATAGAATTCCACATACAACTACATCCAGAAAAAGACTGGAAAAGAGCGCTATCCAAAGAAGAATTAGTTGAAGAAATGCGAGCAGAATTACAAACCTACCCAGGGGTGGTATTAGGTTTTAGCCAACCTATTCAGGATAATGTTGAGGAATATGTAGCCGGAGTAAAAAGCTCTTTAGTAGTGAAAATTTTCGGCAACGACCTATTCGAGTTAGAAAATTACGCCGACCAAGTTGCCAATGCCATACAAGATGTACCAGGTATCAAGGACCTTAATGTTTATAGAAACATTGGGCTTCCCGAACTAAGAATACAACTCCATGATCATAAAATGGCTCGCTATGGAGTGGATGTTTCCAATGCCCAAACTGTAGTAGAAATGGCTATTGGCGGAAGTGCTGCCACCACCTTTTACGAAGGAGATCGTATGTTTGATGTCCGTATCCGTTTCGCAAAAGAATATCGGGATACCGAAGAAAAAATTGGAGACATCCTTATCCCTACCGAATCTGGAAATAAAATCCCATTGCGAGAAATAGCTACTATCAGCTATATTACAGGTCCTACCTTCATCTACAGAGATGGCAGTAGCCGATATATCGCCGTAGGATTTAGTGTTGAGGGGAGAGACCTCGGAAGTACCATTGCCGAGGCTAAAGCTAAAGTAGCCGAAAAAGTACAGCTTCCTCAAGAAAATAAAATTACTTGGGCTGGTGAATTTGAAAGTAAAGAACGAGCAACCCAACAACTCGCAATTATTGTCCCTGCGGTGTTACTGCTCATTTTATTCTTATTATATTTTAACTTTGGGACTTTTAAAGACACCATTATTGCAGCAAGCACTATCCCTTTTGCGTTTATCGGAGGTTTTATTTCGTTATGGGTAACAGGAACAACCTTTGGTATTTCCGCAGGAATTGGCTTTATTATTCTATTTGGTGTCAACACCATTAACGGTATTATCCTAATCGCCGTAATGAAAGATAACTTACGAACCATGCCTTTAGAAAAAGCGATAGAAGAAGGTGTGTATCATCGTATTCGCCCAATTGTTATGATTGCCCTTATGGGATCCTTAGGATTATTGCCTGCAGCTCTATCATCGGGTATGGGTTCAGAAATTCAGAAACCTTTAGCAATTATGATTGTTGGGGGGCTACTCATCTGTATGATACTTTCTCTTACTGTATTGCCTCAGGTTTTTTATAAAATGTATCAACCTAAACGCCAATCACAAATAGATAACTAA
- the mnmE gene encoding tRNA uridine-5-carboxymethylaminomethyl(34) synthesis GTPase MnmE, translating to MNQDTICALATAHGVGAIGIIRVSGNEAFTIVNRIFQGKDLKKVKSHTVHYGFIVENNEVKPTTTTPQPSTTNQEVIDEVMVSVFHAPKTFTTENSVEIAFHGSPYIGQKILETLIKNGARMAKAGEFTMRAFMNGRIDLSQAESIADLIASENEASRKVALNQLKGGITQEISILRGDLLNFTSLVELELDFAEEDVEFADRSAMVRLIQNLKIKLGSLLDSFQYGNAIKNGTAVAIIGKPNAGKSTLLNTLLKEERAIVSNIAGTTRDTIEEILHIKGHAFRLIDTAGLRDTADEIEAIGVQKAKEKVEHAEVLVYLADATQTDFSEDFDMLKSLIRPNLKLIICLTQTDRTENQNFAKVQEIFQVEIEQPFTFIPISAVENRNIQQLKDELSAYVESLKSEGSNVVITNQRHYEALQRSLESVEKVEEAISSQITTELLAYELRNALENLGEISGEFTNDEVLGNIFSKFCIGK from the coding sequence ATGAATCAAGATACTATTTGCGCGCTAGCCACTGCCCATGGCGTGGGAGCTATTGGAATTATCCGAGTTTCAGGAAACGAAGCTTTTACCATCGTCAACCGTATATTTCAAGGGAAAGACCTTAAGAAAGTAAAATCCCATACCGTACATTATGGATTTATTGTTGAAAACAACGAGGTAAAACCAACCACTACTACCCCACAACCTTCAACTACCAACCAGGAGGTGATTGATGAAGTAATGGTTTCTGTTTTCCATGCGCCCAAAACTTTCACTACCGAAAATTCAGTAGAAATAGCTTTTCATGGTTCCCCTTACATTGGACAAAAAATCTTGGAAACCCTAATTAAAAACGGTGCTAGAATGGCGAAAGCCGGGGAATTTACCATGCGTGCCTTCATGAATGGTAGAATCGACCTTTCCCAAGCCGAATCTATTGCTGACCTGATTGCTTCTGAAAATGAAGCTTCCCGAAAAGTAGCCCTCAACCAACTAAAAGGGGGAATTACTCAGGAAATTTCCATACTTCGTGGCGATTTGCTCAACTTTACTTCTTTGGTAGAACTGGAACTAGACTTTGCCGAAGAAGATGTGGAATTTGCCGACCGTTCTGCTATGGTAAGATTGATTCAGAATTTAAAAATAAAACTGGGCAGCTTGTTGGATTCTTTCCAATACGGCAATGCCATCAAAAACGGAACTGCCGTGGCGATTATCGGGAAGCCTAATGCCGGAAAATCCACTTTGCTCAACACATTGCTGAAGGAAGAACGCGCCATCGTTTCCAATATTGCGGGAACCACAAGAGACACCATCGAGGAGATTCTGCACATCAAAGGACACGCCTTCCGCTTGATAGACACCGCAGGATTACGAGATACCGCCGATGAAATTGAAGCCATCGGAGTGCAAAAAGCCAAAGAAAAAGTAGAGCACGCAGAGGTTTTGGTCTATCTTGCCGATGCTACCCAAACCGATTTTTCGGAAGATTTTGATATGTTGAAATCCTTAATTCGTCCTAACTTGAAACTGATCATCTGCCTTACCCAAACCGACAGAACGGAGAATCAAAATTTTGCTAAGGTTCAGGAAATATTCCAAGTGGAAATTGAACAACCTTTCACCTTTATCCCAATTTCAGCGGTAGAAAACAGAAACATCCAACAACTGAAAGACGAACTTTCCGCCTATGTAGAAAGTCTAAAATCCGAAGGCAGCAACGTAGTAATCACCAACCAAAGGCATTACGAAGCTTTACAAAGATCTTTAGAATCCGTAGAAAAAGTAGAAGAAGCCATCTCTTCGCAAATCACCACAGAGCTCCTTGCCTACGAACTTCGTAATGCTTTGGAAAACCTTGGGGAAATTTCCGGTGAGTTCACCAACGATGAGGTGCTTGGTAATATATTTTCAAAATTCTGTATCGGGAAGTAA
- a CDS encoding 4a-hydroxytetrahydrobiopterin dehydratase: protein MNTSDWTESKEGLYKEFKFKNFIEAFGFMSKVALLAEKSNHHPTWKNSYNKVEIWLITHDTGNTITEKDITLSKSIDQL, encoded by the coding sequence ATGAACACTTCAGACTGGACAGAAAGCAAAGAAGGCTTGTATAAAGAATTCAAATTTAAAAATTTTATTGAGGCTTTTGGATTTATGAGCAAAGTAGCCCTATTGGCTGAAAAAAGCAACCACCACCCTACCTGGAAAAACAGCTATAACAAAGTAGAAATTTGGCTCATCACTCACGATACAGGAAATACCATCACCGAAAAGGACATTACCCTATCCAAAAGCATAGATCAATTATAA